The Cydia pomonella isolate Wapato2018A chromosome 17, ilCydPomo1, whole genome shotgun sequence genome includes a window with the following:
- the LOC133527263 gene encoding putative odorant receptor 71a: MATMICIDSFAMIILIMYKYKFITLRYYFEGLKERFDRNNYTGNEEYATELLHAGFIEGIVMHSNLTRLSKDIDRSVGTVLALQVCLSSGSAVSLLLQLALSKDLTVAAQLKIIMFVIAVFFLLALFLCNAGEITYQASLLSDSMFYCGWDASSMRRDLRRLVLFSCAAAQRPIVMKAFNMLELTYGTFIQVVRGTYSVFALISAQNESLGQ, encoded by the exons ATGGCCACCATGATATGCATTGACTCCTTCGCTATGATCATTCTGATTATGTACAAGTATAAATTTATCACATTGAGATATTATTTCGAAGGCTTAAAGGAACGGTTTGATAGAAATAACTATACAGGAAATGAGGAATATGCTACAGAACTACTACACGCTGGATTTATTGAAGGAATCGTGATGCATAGTAATCTTACAAg GTTATCAAAAGACATCGACCGGTCCGTGGGCACGGTGCTGGCGCTCCAAGTGTGCCTTAGCTCGGGTTCCGCCGTGTCGTTGCTGCTACAGTTGGCT CTTTCAAAGGATTTGACTGTAGCCGCccagttaaaaataattatgtttgtgATAGCAGTATTCTTTCTACTCGCTCTTTTCCTTTGCAATGCTGGTGAAATAACGTATCAG GCATCTCTACTGTCCGACTCTATGTTCTACTGCGGCTGGGACGCTAGCTCCATGCGACGCGACCTACGCCGACTCGTGTTGTTTTCCTGCGCGGCGGCACAGCGACCAATCGTCATGAAGGCATTTAATATGCTGGAGCTCACTTATGGAACTTTTATACAG gtTGTAAGAGGCACATATTCGGTGTTCGCCCTAATTTCCGCTCAAAACGAGTCATTGGGCCAATAA